tgactgacctgctgagttcctccaacagattgctCTTGCTTACTGGAAGAGAAACTAGATAATTCCTAaaaatgcattttgtgatcacAAAGTGCAATTAACCGTTGCCATTTTTAGTTGGTGATGAATGAACAAATTCCATTATGGTGCTTTTAAGATCCAGTCAGCATTAATCACCTGTTAACTGCCTTAGTGTTTgacaacaggatttaatttcatgGCTGCACTGATTGAAGCTAGCTAATGCTGGAGTAAAACAGGTTTCTATTTCTTAACTCGTGTAATCATTAGTGGAAGACACCCCACATATTTGGAAAACTTGTTGAAAGGTCCTGGTGTCTTAGTGGATAAAATGACTGAATCTGTTCTCAGGTGCTCAGGAACATCTAGAGTTAGACCTGGAACTCAACACCTTCCTTTGCAAATAAATCCTTGAATTCATGACTAATAGttcacaatcagtaaggataggcagaaTCAACTCCACCATGATTATCCTCAGCACAAGGCTGCATCCTCAGCTCCCTACTAGTTTATTCCATATATACTCATCTCTACCTGGCCAGATTCTACTCAAACTCCGtctatgtttgcagatgatattaccATAATGGGTTGAATCTATAATAATAATGAAGGCTCATGGCATGGTGTCATGATACCAATCTTtctttcaatgtcagcaaagaGACAATCATTGATttcagaaggggagagggggtgtgtaCATATTTaaatcaatggtgctgaggaagAGATAATCAAGAGCTTTTGGACCCAAGTTGCAAATATCACCTATAATCTGCTACATCATCTCAGTGAGAAAGAGTAGCCTAGGTGTTTAGTTCCTGGACAGCAAGGTTCAGTGTTGAATTCTGTGCCAAAGTACTTACAGGGTAGTCAAAAAGAGAGGTCTATTCAACATTCTCATTAAGATGATAATGACATTGCCATCCCTGTGTGAAATGTCAAGGAGAATATCCTGTTTCAGCCTTCATATTGCTTTACATACAaccagaagctcagtctgtccaGGATTAAGATAGAGGGCAGCTTTATTTTAACAGTTGCAGACTCACACCTCTTACTGTATCTGACAGTCTCATTTGTTATCTCAAATTCTAGTGGAAGACAAGCAGAAATGCTGCAAAAGAAACTGACTTCAGATATGCAAGCTGTAACTTCTGCTATCAAGGCCCTGGAAGATATTGTTCAAACTGTCGTACCCTGGCGATCTGTCGTTCAGCACATCACTAGGATTACTGAGCCAGGTACCACTCCAAGGAATGAATGTGGCTTCTCACCGAATGCTTGGTTTGGAATAAATTATTGCCTATTACTGCAACATATCCGCACCATTGTTATTGCTTGTCCTTTAGCTTTAATAAACTACTGCTACACATAGCAAGGCAATGAAGTCCAAATCTGGGCGATTATCTCCAGGGGAAGGTCAACCTTTGAGTTCAGTCACTGCCCCTGCAAAGGAGAAGCAGGCTTACCGTAACCATTATGCCAGAAATTTGGAAATGTCAGATGACAGAAGTGAGTGCACAATAACTGCCATAGCTAAAGAGAATGTACTTGAGcacctgaaaggtctgaaggtagatacatcacctagaccagatggactacagctcaaggttctgaaagacatagctgaagagattatggagatattgttaatgatctttcaagaatcactagattctggaatggttccagaggccTGGAAAATCATAAATTTCACTCCTCTCTAAGGCCAGTTACCTAACTTTagcagttgggaagatgttggaatccattactgaggatgaggtttctggttatttggaggcacatgataaaataaaccaaagtcagtatggtttcattaaggggaaaccttgcctgacaaatctgttggaattctttgaggaaacaacagGGAGGATAGACAAAGCAGAGTCATAGATGTTGGTTATTTTGATTTTCAGGGGGCTGTGATAAGGTGctgcaaatgaggctgcttaaccagaacccgtggtattacaagaaagatactagcatgaatagaagcTTGGCtgatggcaggaggcaaagaatgggaacggAGGGGGCCTTTTATGGTTGGCAGGGCTCAGTATcgggattgcttcttttcatgttatataccaatgatttggatgacagatttgatggttttgtgaccaggtttgcagatgatacaaaggtagaggggcaagtagtgttgaggaagcggggagtctgtggaaggacttagacagattgggagaatgggcaaagaagtggaagatggaatatggtgtagcgaagtgtatggtcatgcattttttgTAGAAGCAATAAAGgattagactattttctaaacagggagcaatttcagaaatcagaggtgccaaGGAACTTGGGCATCTTAGTGtagaattctctaaaggttaacttgcaggctgaattggtagcaaggaaggcaaatgcattgttaacattaatttcaagaagattagaatacaaaagcaaggatgtgatactgaggttttataaggcattagtcagactgcacttggtgtATTGAGGGCagttttcagccctttacctaaGAGAGGACATCCTGgtattggagaggttccagaggaggttcaggagaatgattctgggaatgaaagggttaatatatgttGATGGTTTGATGGGTCTGTGCCTGTACTTTTGgcagtgtagaagaataatgggagggggtgggggatctCTGAAATCTACCGaacattgaaaggtctggatagagtagatgtggagaagatatttcctatagttggtgagtctaggatcagagagcacaaactcagaatagaggggtgtccatttagaacagagatgaggagtaatttattcagccagagggtagttgtattcattgccacagttggctgtggaggccaagtcactgagtatatttaaagtggaggttcataGGCTCTTGAACAGTCAGGGCATCGAACATTATGGAGAGTAGGTTGGAAAATTAGGTTGGAAggaataataagtcagccatgatagaatggtggaacagactcaatgcactgaatggcctgattcttctcctatgtcttctcGTCATATACTCTTATTATGAGAAGTTGACATTACATGGACTGCATAATTCCTTAGGTTTTCTGATCCAAATTGGCCTTGAAGTTGGAAGAATACGAAAATGAGAGGCACCCATAATGCAGACAAAAGGTGCTATTCTCAGCACCTGCTCCCTCCTTTCTCCTTCGTTTCCTCCTCTGCTTCTTCCTAATTCTGCTTCATTACTGTAACGAAGGGGCTTTTCCTGCATGGTGGTATGGGTGTGGTGAGAGCAACAAGCAGAGAAATGTTGATTAGCCatttccctccacggatgctgccagtTTTGTCTCCATTGTCTACAAGTACTCGATAATATCCCTTATGGTAAGCTCATCCAGAAAATTGAGGCACATGCAATCCACATAGACTAGGTAGATTACATTCCAAATTGTCTTAGCCGTAGATGGCAGAGGATAGTGGTGGAAGGGTCCTATTCTGACTGGTACTCTGACACTGGTGTTCCACAAAGACCAGTGCTGGGATCTCTGTTGCTTGAGACATATACAAATgttttggatgagaatgtaggtgGACTGATCAGTTAAGTTTGCACAACACAAAAATTGACagagttgtggatggtgtggaaggtTGTGAAAGAAAACAAGTGTGTAGATCAGTCAGAAATATGAGCAGAGAAATGACAAGTGGACTTTAAgtccagacaaatgtgaggtgttgcactttgtgagGTTAAATTTAAGAGgaatatatatactgtaaatgGCATGTTTCTTGGGAGCATCAATGAACAGAGGTATCATGGAGTGCACTTCCATAGCTCCCTGTTCTAATTACTATATACATATGAttgaactccaatgccatatttaagtttgctgagggCACACCACCATTgttgctgaatcaaaggtggtaatgaattGGGATATACTGTAAGAGGGAGACTGAGAATATGATTGAGTagtgccacaaaaacaacaacctctctctcaatggcAGTCaagccaaagagctgattatcaactgcaggaggaagaagccagaggtccatgagccaatcctcattgggGGCTTGGAGGCAGAGAggatcagtagctttaaattccttggcattatcatttcaaaggacctgtcctgggaccagcacataagtgtcaACACAAAGGCGTGTCAccaaaatctttgacaaacttctatcgatGTACAGTGCAGTGTATCCTGaccggttgcatcatggcctggtctggaaacaccagtgcccaggaatggaaagtcTACACACTGACTGCACAGCCAAACTCTTGAGTAATCACAtcgtcaagttcaccgatgacacaagAGTGGTGGGGTTCTtcaccaacaacaatgagatGGCCTGCAGAGTGGAGATGGAAGAGCACAAGGCCCGGTGTCAGGCAACTGACCTCTgcttcaatgtcaacaagacaaaggagatggctcTTAAGGAGTGCCCGCACCACTCATGCCCCTGTTTACATCAGTGACACAGCTAcaggcagtttcaaactcctgggtgtGCACGtcttgcacaacctctcatggtccaagAACCCATcgtacacaatcaggaaagctcaccaatgcctcagcattctgaggaggctgaagagatctgTGCATGTGGCATTCTACAGAAGCATGGTAGAGAAcaccctaacaagctgcatcactacaTGGCATGGAAACTACACTACAGTgtacaggaaggctctacaacgtaTAGTCAAAACTACCCAGTGCATCACTGTCACCGGCCTacctaccatcaaggacatacagaaaggtgccagaaaaaaaggtccagtaacatcataaaggatcccacccaccctgcccatggactgtttgtcccagtccAGTCAGGGAGGAGGCTGTGTATATCCACGCCAGGAccgccagactcaaaaacagtcactttccccaaccagtaaagctgatcaaTACCGCCACCCGCTAACATGCCCCTcagcaccactactttatcatttcctttcaGTCATCTTATgaacagacgctcctgtgccttACCATCACTTAATCAAcagacaatcaatctatgtatattagCTAGCTTCCACAATCTGTTACACCATTGGTGTTTAGGGAAGCagtgaaggtccttcatctctggcagtgttccgagcttccttcattgtgtcagagGCTTCCTCTCGGTGTTCACAACTGTCAGTTAcgctggagactcaggaataccgttctACACAGGTGTAGACATAGTTACAtctgttgtgttttttattattattgtgttccttaaattattaagtgtttttggatccagagtaacgatcatttcattctcctttatacttgtgtactggaaatgacattatgAAAAAGtgatagatacagcccagtccattgcaAGTGAAGCCCTCCCCATAACTGACTACATTTATATGGAacgctgccacaggaaagcagcatctttcatcaaggacccctaccacccaggccatgctgtcttcttgctacTATCATCGAGCAGGAAGTAGAGaacccttaggtcccacaccacttggttcagaaacattattatcctacaaacatcaggctcttgaactgatgTGGATatctctacctatctatctatgtatttatttatttagttagttagttCCAGCCTTTTGAGCTGCACTGGCCAGAAACCTCCAACAATCTCTGAATTAGCCCTCACAGCATCACGgagtaatttacaatgaccaattaacctgctatcTGGTACGTCTgtagactgtgggaagaaaccggaggacCCAGACAaaccccacacattccacggggatgtcatacagactccttacggatGACgttagaattgaactctgaactccaacattCTGAACTGTAATAGGGTCGTACTACCATGACGCCCTTCAGTCACTTCCACTCTGAACTCAAACTATGACTTACAGACTCATTttaaaggactctttacaactcattttctcagtttatcttcttttgctcattggttgttggtcagtctttgtctgtttagGTATCATTTTcattaaattctattgtatttcttttatcctgtaaatgtttgcaagaaaatgaacctcagggaagtatatggtgaacttcaatttactttgaactttgaaaggagCAACATAATAAAATAGGATGGTAAAGAAGGTGTAAGTATACTTCCTTTATTAGTTGGGGCACTACTTGAGGAGTGACTTGGACCTGCCTCaattcacaacaggtcaacagcagatgccatttcattggctcttcactccaccctggaacatctgaacagtgaaggtacatacatcaggatgctctttattgactacaactcCACAGTCAACATGATCCTTCCCttagaactaatcaataagcccCAAGACTTGGGCCTCGATACTTCCTTGAGCAATTGGATGCTCAATTTCCTCAGCTGAAGTTAGGACTGGCAAcaatatcttctccacaatcacattagcacaggtgcaccacaaggcagtgtgctctgctcactttatatCGCAAACGGTCAgttgctttaaattcctcaacatTATTATCTCAGAGGATTTAACTAGGTCCAGCATGGACCTGCACCatttaggccatgctctcttcttgctgctgctatcaggaagaaggtacaggagcatcaggacccacaccaccagattcaggaacagttattacccctcagccaacaggcttttgaagcagatgggataacttcacccaacttcacttaCTCCTAACAGTGAACTGatgccacaacctatggactcactttcaagaactcatgttcttgatatttgttgcttatttatttatgagtATCATTTTGTTTATTCCCTTTCTGTATGTGTAGttttttgtcttttacacattgggcgtttgtccgtctttgttgtgtgcagattttctttgtatctactgtgaatgtccacaagaaagttaacgtcagggttgtatatagtgacatggtgataataaattgactttgaacttttgagtatAAATATTGGCAATTCATTTTGCAATTGTATAAAACCTTAGCTTGACTActtatggagtattgtgtgcagctttggtcctTGCTTTGCTTGAATGATCCAGAGGATTTAGAGAGGCTGCAACATAAGCTCACCAGGTttttgcctgaattagagagagtgcagtttTCGCtgtaaggagagattgaacaaATTTTCTCTGGAGTATTGGACGTTGAGGGGTGGCCTGACagcagtatataaaattatgagagagatATTCACAGTCTTTATCGCATGGGGGAATTGTCAAACTTTGAAGTTTTACGGAGAGGTTGGTGAATGTACATGGAACACGGTGCCATTTGATGGGGTAGGGTAAGAGATAGACCATAAGCAAGCAGGTGGcattagtttaaattggcattaAAGTAAGCACGGCATGATAGGCGGAAAGATCAGATGATGTGCAGTACTGTTCGATATAATGGGAACCATACAGTCCAGTTCACTCGAGTTGCTGTTATATCTCAGAGTTCAGATTTCATATTCATGTACATCGAAGCGCACAGTAGAAATCGTTTAACAACCAACACTACTTAAGCACCGACAAACAGTAATtctttatatacagtatttcGTGTTGTTTACTGTGTGTTCATTCCAGTTTGACCCTTTAAATATATTGAATGTTGTGTAAAATAGAGGAGCAATGTTTGACAAACTACCTTTATAATTAGATAGTCCCGTCTCCCAGAGACACGACCGATATCGGCACGTACCCGATAACATCAATGGGTTGCGGAAAACATTTGGTACAGTCAGAGTGCCTTTAAATGGTGAAGTAGGTGAAAAGCAGATTGGGCAGATTGTTGCCTTTTACGGTCGGTGATTGGTTGTTGAAAACGGAACGAGAAATGACGAGTCTTAAATGAGAAGGAAACCAGATTCAACAAACTAGCGAGCCGATCCGGAGGCTCTTTCTGAAATTTCTTGAAAAGTGAACAAGTGTGAGGTGGGTGCATGTCACGTGTACAGCAAGTTTCTGTCGTTGAACACAACTGTGCACACCAATGCTGATGCGCTGCCAGGAGCCGGCCTTTCGTGCGAGGCGAAGACCAATGCGCAGGTCTGAGTAAATGTAAATAAAGGCTGAAGCTGCCCACTTAAGGAAAGCGACTGCACGATCGGGCGTTCCACCCTGCCACAATGTCCTCCGACCAAATCATTGCGATCTCGATAGAAGATAAGACGTACAATGTCAGCAAAAGGAAGTTAATCGAGAAAAGCGACTACTTCAGAGCTCTTTATGAGTCTGGGATGAAGGAATCCGAAGGGGATTCGGTTCAACTGCAGGGATTGAGTGTTCATGGACTAGAGCTCGTGATTGAATTCATCAACACCTCCAAAGTACATTTTGATAACGACACCCTGGAAGATTTAGTGGAAACGGCGTCTTTTCTGCAAGTCACTTCCATATTAGAACTGCTGCTCTCAGAGCTTAAGGTGGACAACTGTGTGGAGTTGTATAAACTTTCTGAGATTTATGGAATCGATGATCTAATGAATGCTTCCCTCAGGTTTATGGCGTGGCACTACCACCCTATGCTCAGGAGACAAGCATTTAGGTATCTGCCGAACACTTTGCGTCACCAGATTAAGGAGATGCGATTTAAAGGCACAGCTGTGTTGGTGGCAGTTGGAGACTTCTTCAGTACTTCCTTGGACCTGGCTCCAGGTGAACCGTGGTCGATGCTGAGATACGATGAAGTCGCCCAGAAATGGTTTCCCCTTGCTAACAGTCTCCCCCCTGACATGGTGAACGTGAGGGGTTATGGCTCAACTGTATTGAATAATTACCTCTTTATCGTGGGTGGCTACAGGATGACCAGTCAGGAGATTGCGGCAGCACATTGTTACAATCCCTGCAAAAACGAATGGAATCAGATTTCGCCAATGAATCAAAAAAGGTGCTAGCATGATATAATGCATTCTTGCCACTTGATAATATTTGAGATGCTTTCTCCCACTCTATCTCCGCCATAATTATACAAAATTAATTTGCTTAAAGTAAGTTTAATGTTCCCACCCCTGAAAATAACTGTCAAAAGTCTtgagcaatgtctttacaagtTGTATGTAATGGGTAAAACGTGTTAAATTCATCAAGAAGAGTTTATCAGCTGAGATGCTCTTACCACCATTGCAGCCTGTTCATTCCTAAATGTAACATTTGCAACAAAGTTAAATCAAACGGTGTTTTTGAAGTCCAGTAAATTGGTTGAAATTATTTGGTTGATGCCATTTGCCTTCCACTATTACACAGGTGAGAGTATGATTTTGTTTCATTTCCATCAATCATTTCATGCCAGAATTTAAAATAGAACACAAATCTTTTAAAGGAGGATGTGTCAGTGTATTTATTGTATAAAATAAACCACtcaaagaactcagcagatcaagcagcctctgtggaggcaaaaggtgGTCAATGTTTAGTCTTGAGATACTTTATCAGAACTGAGAGTAGAGAGAAGCAggcagtacagtggattctggttaatttggaaacattgggaccagtacattttggcctaattaagcaGCTTCCCAATTAgctggtttcatggaaatagaaaggtattaaaaagacaaactaccatttaactgattaacaaattatgtatttagatTAAAATCATAACAACTCTGAACACTAtctacaatactataaaactgtgtattagttcctaatagttaacaATGGAGGAATTGATCCAGTAAAtacattcttttgattgactgtaaatgaacaaactcAGTGCAGACACCCAGTGGACTgcctttcattgtaacattcaagaaacCTTCAAATCGTTTATAGTTCTTAACCTATTGTAGTATTGAAATAATTTCGTTTTCACTCCTGACCATTCATGGCTTCTCCTGACctcaatgcttgaaaccacagtgagcaaaacagtttgggattgtcttgctgcttatttctcaccaactatcagtgataaaactcactgctttttgaacacaagtgcacacaactgatgctattttaaaaattgtttgcatgatgtagTGCTTAATGGCCATAAGTGTGCACAcatctgacactagttagaatcTGTTCGGCAACAGTTTTGTGCCCCAGTTAAGTGGCATAGGACCGCTGAAGTGTCTTgggccaaaatgtcaactttttattcctttccatagacgccacagatgcagtctgacctcctgagttcctccagcattgtgtgtgtgtgtgtgtgtgtgtgtatgtccttATCAATCTGCTCATAAGACTGTAATTGTAGAATACTTGGTAAGTATGTTTTCTCAGTGAGCAAGAACTCCACATCCAGCAAGGGACACCAACCAACAAGTGTTGCAATTCTAGCACTGATCCCTTTGCACAATAAAGCCTGTATGCTTCTCTCTGGACCAAACTATGTTAAGGACATGGGCCTATAACAAGCTAAAATGCAGTACAGCCCATTACTTATTATTTTAAGCATCCATTAAGTTATCTTATTTGTGCAGCCTTCAGAACAATTGGGTGAGTTTTGTTACAATGTGACTATCATCTTCTTGTTCGTTACCCAGATATACATGAATCTCAGAACTTCAATACAAAACTGAAtgttttttcttctgattttGAGTACATTCCCCCCCCCGGCCAAGTCCAGTATGTACCAAGCAACTCTCCAATTTTATTTTGAGTTTTTTCAAATTCTTAACACAGGGTTGTGTTTGGTGCAGAGctgatgttttttaaaaaaaggatctaAATTTAGTCCCTCTTGACAGTGCTCAACTCTCTTGTTTAGTGACTATAAGTGTGGAATCTAAAATGGGCTAGATCAATCCCAGGCTTTTGGATGCCTGCCCACAGCACTAAGTTATTTTCAACTGAGCGCCAATGAGCCCTATATCATTAATCTCACTTGATGAAAAGCAGTGATTGGTGGGAGCTCAGAGAAATAACATTAATCCAGTAGAACATGTATTAGAAGTGAAGATTGTGGTGATACTTGTTGAGAGCAGAGTAAAGGAACTTTAGTCTGTATTTAACCATATCTCACCTGAATCTGGGAATGGTTGAGAGTGCTGATCAAAATATTTTCTTGCCTAACATTTGCATGCCTCATTGTTGCCTCATTGTTATTTAATAGTCAAATTCTATATTCTTGTTAAGCTGTGttctcaatttttttaaaattttctttcagATCAAATTTTAAGCTTCTGGCTGTATGTGGGAAGTTGTATGCTGTAGGTGGACACTCACTTAGCAATGTGGAATGCTACAATCCTGAGATGGATTGGTGGAGTTTTGTAGCTTCAATGCCAGATACTCTTGTGGAGTTCTCGGCTTGTGAATGCAAAGGAATGATCTATGTAATAGGTGGATATACAACACGGGGTGAGTTGTCATTTTTTATTAGCATATCTTTTGGAGAGGTTCGTCTTTCTACTTAATCAGAGATTCTAACAAATAAAGCCATTGTTGCTCTTGCAACTGGCAGGACAGTAGTGTGGAGACATCAATTTGATCTTCCATTATATTGTCATGGTCTGGTCTTGGCTGCATGCTGTAAATAGAAGCTTGGAGTTTATATTCAGATTAGTAAGAAAAGGATGTACAGGGCTTTCTGCCAAGAAATAATATGCCCATATATGAAAGTTTAACACCAAGGT
This DNA window, taken from Hypanus sabinus isolate sHypSab1 chromosome 8, sHypSab1.hap1, whole genome shotgun sequence, encodes the following:
- the klhl42 gene encoding kelch-like protein 42, producing MSSDQIIAISIEDKTYNVSKRKLIEKSDYFRALYESGMKESEGDSVQLQGLSVHGLELVIEFINTSKVHFDNDTLEDLVETASFLQVTSILELLLSELKVDNCVELYKLSEIYGIDDLMNASLRFMAWHYHPMLRRQAFRYLPNTLRHQIKEMRFKGTAVLVAVGDFFSTSLDLAPGEPWSMLRYDEVAQKWFPLANSLPPDMVNVRGYGSTVLNNYLFIVGGYRMTSQEIAAAHCYNPCKNEWNQISPMNQKRSNFKLLAVCGKLYAVGGHSLSNVECYNPEMDWWSFVASMPDTLVEFSACECKGMIYVIGGYTTRERNMNILRYCPTLDAWTVIESCEAHIRKQQMVSVEDTIYLVGGCIHEKGGSKKGTRTEDMLTVQSYNVSSREWLYLKENTSKSGLNLTTTLHNDGIYIISRDFTLSTSLEHRVFLKYNIFSDMWEAFRRFPPFGQNILLCSLYYPNGL